The stretch of DNA GCGCTTCGCGGCGGCTACCCCGAAAGCGAGTGGCGGGAAGGGAGGAGGAGGCTCTACAGGTTTTACACTAGGAGGGAGGCGATCTCTAACATGGAGAGGGCCGATGCCCTCTCAGCGGTCATACTCTTCCATGAAAAGCCGTTCACGCTGGAGGACCTCGTAAACCAAACCCTCAGTAGCGAGTGGAGTCTTGAGGAGTTCCTAAGGCTCCCCCGGGGCTTAGCCCTCATAGTCTAGCGGCTCCTGTCGGACATCATCCTCCTAAAGAACGGGTTTGACGCTGAGAGCCTCCTGACAGCTTCCTCGAACGGCTCTTCCGGCGGCAGCTCAACTTTAATGTAGACCCCTGTTCTACCTAGCTCTCGCCTTCTCGTCAATACCCTAACCCTCTCCCTGACCGTCTCCAGGCTTATGCCGAGGACCTCAGCCACCCTCCCCTCGTTACCCAACACAGGCTCCTCAACATGTCCACGTGGGGTTGGAACTACAAGGATGAGCCTCTTAGTAACACCCGGAGATCTGACGCCTCTTTCAAGCCCAGCAGCATCAACCTCGCCGCCCCACATGTAGAACTCCCTCTCCCTAGGTTGAAGCCTTGCTAGGGGCAGGCTGACCACCCTCTCCTCTGGGGGGTCTAGGACCAGGTATGCCTTGGGAGTGCTACGGGGCGTCGCCATGACTATTATCCTCTTGTAAACCGTGAATCCTGAGGCCTCGAGAGCCTCCTCCACAAGCCCGGGCGGGACAGGCTCCACTATAGCCACGTCAACATCGCTGCCAGGGTGGACATCCCCCCTGGCCACGCTGCCGTGGACAACCGCCAGACCGGGGTGGACTGTGCGGGAGAGAGCCCTAACAATCTCTAGCGCCTTCCTCCGTTTTTCCCTTAGGAGGAGCCAGTGCTCCGGGGAGTACTCCACCTCCACTTGAGTAAACACCCTCCGGCCGGCCATGGGGTTTAGAGTTTCCTCAGTAGATCCGCCTCCCTGTCAACCCTGTATATCGGGGGGAGGCCGCTGAGGGTCTCAGCGGAGTGGCTTATGACTATTGCGTGCTCGTCGGGCAAGTAGCTCCATTCGAAGTCCAGCTGTCTCGACGGCCTCGGCGGCTCCTCATCCTCCTCAAGGTAGTAGTAGACCTCCATGTGGACCCCCTTCGGGCTCCATGTAACTACAAGCCTGTCCGCCTTCAGGTCACTACCCTCAAGTGCTATCATCTCAACCTCAAGCAGCCCCTCGTCGGGGTCGAAGTCAATCCCTTCCAGCTCGAACCTGCCCTTCGCGTTGAGTCTCTCCAGGAGGGGTGCTACTATATCCCTCCAAAGCGATACTCCATAGTAATAGAGCTCCTCGAACACTGATACATGCTTATTATGGCGCCTAACCCTTAGATTCTCCGCCCACTCTGCTATCTCCCTCCAGTAGGTGGAGGTTACGTCTGCCAACGTCCCTAGGAGTCTAGCCGGCTCTACACCCAGCCTTTCCGCCAGCCTACTAATCTTCTCTGCAGCTTCCCCCTCGAGCTCGACCTTCAGCACCTGCTTTTTCAATCTACCCTACCCCTTAGAACGTCTATCCTCATGATAACATCCTTACTTGTTACACCTAAAATCTGGGCCCCTGCCGCGAGGAGCTCATCCTTATAGGGGAGCCTCTTTAGCATGCTCACCACCACAGGCCCCCTTGATACCCTTATGAGCTCCTTAACAGCTCTCCACAAATCGTCCACGAGGTCGAGGACTGTGAAGCTGTAGACGGTGTCAAACACTCCACTGCCGAAGGGGAGCTTCTCAACATTACCCTCCAAGGCTATGCAGCTCCCGTTGCCGCATAGAACCCCAATCCTAAACCGGGCTATACTTAACATGCAAGGGCTGTAGTCGAGGCATGTAAACAAGTCTACAGCGTCTAGGGAGCCATAGGAGGCCATATACTCGAGGAGGAGTCCAGTCCCGCAGCCAGCATCCAACACCCTACCCTGGGGCCTAACCCTCTTTAGGGCAACGAAAAACTTCTCATACTGTTCAGCCCTATACAGCTCGTCATAACCGCTGCATGTCGCCTCGTACTTCTCCCTGATTACAGCTCCCTTACCCTCCAGGCTTCTATCGGACAAAATGTCGGGCCCCCAAGTTCTGAGGGGGTGGCGGTTTTGGATTTCCCCCCGGCTGTGAGGAGGTGGGGCGTGGTTGTGTGGCCTCTGTTTAGTGGCCTCTACCTCTTCCTCCTCCCAGTCCTCCTGGCAGCTATATGGCCCACCTTCCTTCCAGGCGGGGCCGTCCTGGCGACTGTGGAAGGCCTGCCCTTATGCTGGTGCCTCCCGCCTCCGAAGGGGTGGTCTACGGCGTTCATAGCCACACCCCTAACCCTAGGCCACTTCCTAGCCTTAACCTTCCACTTGTGGTATGCGAAGCCAGCCTTCATTATAGGCTTCTCTATCCTACCCGCACCCGCTGGTATGCCGATGGTTGCCCTAGAGTCGTTGGGGACCTCTTTATCCTTCCCGCTGGGCAGCCGTAGAATGGTCTTGGCGCCAGCCCTACCCACCACTAGGGCGTAGCTCCCGGCTTGTCTGGCCAGCTTGCCGCCGTCTCCAGGCCTGAGCTCGACGTTGAATACTTCCGTGCCCTCGGGTATTTTGCCTAGGGGGAGTATGTTGCCAGCCTCCGGCTTTGCAGCGGGCCCGATCTCTATAATCTGCCCGACGTACATTCCCTCAGCAGCTGGCATGAGAAACTCTACGCCATCCTCCCTCACAACCCTGGCAAGCGGCACATAGCGGCCGGGGTCGTGTATCAGCTCTACTACCTTTCCTCTTAAAGTGTCTCCTGAAAGTGGGGGGTATTTAGCCGGGCCCGGGTGTATATGGGCCCTGCTTCGATACGTCGGCGTTCCCCTGCCGGCCCTCTGCTGCCTCAGCCTCTTGCCCATGCCTCCTACACCCTACCCTTCAACCCCATTGGTGCCCCGGGCCTTTTTAAGGTATTCATTGAACGGTGGTATCCTTACTGTTTGGAGCCTACCACCGGGCATCCTAACAACGGCCTCTCCGACGCCCAGCTCTACGAGCCCACCCCCGACGCCCAGCCGTGAAACTGACTCGACGTAGCCTCTGGCCTTCCCACCGAATGCTGCAACAACCCCTGCGTTAAACTCGATAGCCTCAGGCAGATCTCCTGGAGACTGTGTCGCGAAAACGCCGTATAGCCCCCGGCTCCTACCTTCCCTAGCTATACCCTCAAAGAACGATGTCGAGCGGGAGAGCCTCCAGGCCTCGTCGACTATGAGCACAAGCCTACCCCTCCCCCCCGGCGATAAGGCGTACTCGACTAGAGAGGATGCTACCGCCTGCGCCGCAGCGTTCCTATCACTTCCCTCGAGCCGTCTTAGGCTGTAGACGGTGAGAGGGGATACAGGCGGTATGGTAGCCCCGGGGACGGGCAGCTGACCGGTATCCCGCGGCTCTAGCAGGAAGGTTGTAAGAGGCTCAAGCAGCTCCGCCAAGTCGCCCTTAGGGTCTACGACGACAACCCCAAGAGGATCGCCTTCAACCTCTGACAGGAGCGCCAGCTGAACAGCCAGTCCGGCTAGGAGAACGGTTTTCCCCCTGCCAGTAGGGCCTACGACCAGCATGTGAGCCTCCAAATCGCGGGGCCAGCGTAAAGCGACGGGACCGCCCGTCTCAGCGGATACCCCCAGTAGGATCTCGCCTCCCCGGGGTATGCTCCCCTCAGGCCTGAACCGGGGGTTTAGGTGCCTTGCCCCCGCTTCCGCCAGGGACGCGGGAGACCAGTCGCCCGCTACAACATCGAACTTTACACCTACCTCTGCTTCGAGCATCGACTTGAACTGTATGGCCTTACTATCGTCTGCGCCTTCCTCTATCCAGACGACTGCACCGAGCCTGCCTAGCCTGGGGGATCCCGTGGCAACGGCCTCCTTATAGAGGGACTCTAGTAGTGCAAGAGCAGACCTATACCTCCCTAGCCTTGTTGTCGAGTATTTGAATTCTACTCTCTTTATCTCCTCCTCGAGAGTCTCCACGAGCCTGGACTTCTCCACAGGTATGTAGCTGTAGAATATGGAGACTGGAGCAGGAGTCCGCATAGCAAGGGAGTATAGCCTATCTCCCAATCCCTCAACGTTCTCCGGATTATCTCTAGCTAGAAGGACAACGGGCCTCCTCGAGCCTTCCTCACCCTCAACCCTGAGGAGCTTACCAGCCCTCCGTGACAGTATTGCAGCCCTGTTCGACAAGGTTTTCCTATATAGCAAGCCGGCCGCCGCTGACATTATTATGATTGTTACTATATCTATTGCGCCAGGCACGCCAAACCCCCCAGCTATCCCTACATAATCTTGAGTCTCAGCCTGGCGCCTCCGCCCAGCAGTCTAGCCAAGCCTGTAGTCGCCACTAGGAGGATTGACAGGTACATGCCCGGGAGGGTTATGTAATAGACTATTATCATCTTTAAAACGTCGAGCGTTATATAGTCTAGGAGGCTAACTAGCGTCTCGGAATAATCCTTTGCAATCCTCTCTAAACCGGCGTCAGCGTCACAGTCCCCCCACTTCTCCACCCAAACTACTATCCTTCCCTCCCCACTGGGCTCTACATAGACATACTCTCCCTTCAGCCCCTCCCATGTCCAGCTGCCCTCGCCCCTCACATCACCCTCTCTGACACTATATTGGGGTTTACAGCCCTCTAGCCAAGCTATCTCAACGTAGTCTCCATCCTTCAGCCCCTCCCAGCTGGCGACAACTCCCTCCTCTCCCTCGGTAACTCTGGCTGGCTGTTTGCTTCCATACACCATAACACTCTCTCCCCCCATGAAGGCTATGTGGGGAACGTGCAGTTCGATGCTTGTTCCAGCGGTCGACGTGTCTAGGGCTGGCGGGTCAGGCTTGAAAGTGACTCCCATATACTCGAGTGTGAACGAGACCAGGCCGAGGGGTGCCTGCACCCTGGGGATCTTGACGAGTGAACTGTAGGCTACTCCGCCTTTAACTACGTAGCTCGCCACCTCCTCACCCCCGCTGTGGATTCTTAATAGACCTGCCTCTACTACCCCGCTGCTGCTTGTAACGGTAATCCTACCAACCCATACGCCCTCAGCTCCAGCCACAGCCGGAGGGTCTCCTATGGATTCGACGAAAAGGGGGAGAGCGGGTAGGGCTGCGTTAAACACTATGACAAAGGCTATAAGCCAGGCCCCCGCTGGCTTGGCCACCCTGAAGGGTACTGCATAGAGGAGGACGCCCAGGCTGAGAAGGATCTGACTATATCCGAGTAGATACTTAAGCCCCAGGACTGTGGCCGCTAGGAGAGTGACGGCCCAGGAGAGCTCGTCCATAACCGACGCTGCGGCAGAAGCAAGAGGCTTGAGAGCCTCGAGAGGGTCGGGGAGGCTAGTTACTAAGCTGGAAAGCGCCTTCAGGGAAGCGGCAAAAACGACTGCGTCAAAGAGCCAGGCGTCCAGCTGGGGCCAAGAACCGCCTATAAGGAGCTGGAGGTAGCCAGCTACTGCGATTAGCGCCGCAGCCGTAAGTGCTAGGAGAGCCGCTATTAGAGAGTCCTCGACCAGCGTTGACGCCCACCTCTTTATAGAAGAAGCGGGGATGGGTGCAGCGTAGATAAGTACTCCAAGGTAGAATCCAAGCATAGCAAGCTTGAACGCCAGTAGTTGGAGGTCACCACCCTCCACGGCAGCTAACCTCCGCCGAGGAGGACCTCGTTCACAATGCCCGCCAGCCTAACTATCACGGCGAACACGGTAGTCCCTAGAGCCAGCCAGAGAGCCGCCCACATCGAGTCCTCAATAAGGCTGTTGCCGACCCGCTTAATCCTAGACGAGGGGATCGGGCTCCCCCTAAGCGTCC from Aeropyrum pernix K1 encodes:
- a CDS encoding 50S ribosomal protein L2, translating into MGKRLRQQRAGRGTPTYRSRAHIHPGPAKYPPLSGDTLRGKVVELIHDPGRYVPLARVVREDGVEFLMPAAEGMYVGQIIEIGPAAKPEAGNILPLGKIPEGTEVFNVELRPGDGGKLARQAGSYALVVGRAGAKTILRLPSGKDKEVPNDSRATIGIPAGAGRIEKPIMKAGFAYHKWKVKARKWPRVRGVAMNAVDHPFGGGRHQHKGRPSTVARTAPPGRKVGHIAARRTGRRKR
- a CDS encoding class I SAM-dependent methyltransferase — protein: MSDRSLEGKGAVIREKYEATCSGYDELYRAEQYEKFFVALKRVRPQGRVLDAGCGTGLLLEYMASYGSLDAVDLFTCLDYSPCMLSIARFRIGVLCGNGSCIALEGNVEKLPFGSGVFDTVYSFTVLDLVDDLWRAVKELIRVSRGPVVVSMLKRLPYKDELLAAGAQILGVTSKDVIMRIDVLRGRVD
- a CDS encoding nucleotidyltransferase domain-containing protein, giving the protein MEVEYSPEHWLLLREKRRKALEIVRALSRTVHPGLAVVHGSVARGDVHPGSDVDVAIVEPVPPGLVEEALEASGFTVYKRIIVMATPRSTPKAYLVLDPPEERVVSLPLARLQPREREFYMWGGEVDAAGLERGVRSPGVTKRLILVVPTPRGHVEEPVLGNEGRVAEVLGISLETVRERVRVLTRRRELGRTGVYIKVELPPEEPFEEAVRRLSASNPFFRRMMSDRSR
- a CDS encoding ATP-binding protein, producing the protein MPGAIDIVTIIIMSAAAGLLYRKTLSNRAAILSRRAGKLLRVEGEEGSRRPVVLLARDNPENVEGLGDRLYSLAMRTPAPVSIFYSYIPVEKSRLVETLEEEIKRVEFKYSTTRLGRYRSALALLESLYKEAVATGSPRLGRLGAVVWIEEGADDSKAIQFKSMLEAEVGVKFDVVAGDWSPASLAEAGARHLNPRFRPEGSIPRGGEILLGVSAETGGPVALRWPRDLEAHMLVVGPTGRGKTVLLAGLAVQLALLSEVEGDPLGVVVVDPKGDLAELLEPLTTFLLEPRDTGQLPVPGATIPPVSPLTVYSLRRLEGSDRNAAAQAVASSLVEYALSPGGRGRLVLIVDEAWRLSRSTSFFEGIAREGRSRGLYGVFATQSPGDLPEAIEFNAGVVAAFGGKARGYVESVSRLGVGGGLVELGVGEAVVRMPGGRLQTVRIPPFNEYLKKARGTNGVEG
- the cedA1 gene encoding DNA import protein CedA1 → MAADIVQMVEDLTGKLTALAWALFLLSWSIGWTLRGSPIPSSRIKRVGNSLIEDSMWAALWLALGTTVFAVIVRLAGIVNEVLLGGG